A stretch of Anoplolepis gracilipes chromosome 12, ASM4749672v1, whole genome shotgun sequence DNA encodes these proteins:
- the Rols gene encoding protein TANC2 isoform X4, giving the protein MKSRDSIVYTPVSLGPDTDDEETLVNVEVYKNDLAQIRALVESTGMLGGSTCPSCEMPFDKGKKRRLIDSCGHERCYSCLFRSEACPLCLHGYDLNNDDGLEEPTLRDEFASTAPLSVFAPTDGWLDESSTVNSLCGSPRLPRTKITTRANLPSRVMHQRVGVENLSAVAMAKNSRSKPSELLDPSMSQSQQKPETTQGCPTPPNQRKRFFLNPKVLRSSFAAQRSSRRTASSPEPTANDNPSALSDDEGGCVKPLSSKTRKSSQSDLYMRLGLLLGSSRANASVESGACPSSRVPAAQGHDSSAASFSSLTSFEAQTLASTNTSPVSTLTGTSSEAEAAVALRCPVKPKVKAKGKVKSRDCDSAGSLASISTSLSASTSMSMSMSVSVSGLSNGSGSSPVASRRHSANAAQTSQTDELGQLRNRRSCARRSARVGNVKGPADAKLRFIQHHAAQLTLKPLFFEVPLLEEDPLFAGRQWLLHELESVINGSSPGILISGSPGTGKTALVLQLVEHSCFGRRREQLGISSEVSEECDEKERQNSNTTLQVNIRHTNEKVRELASHVVAYHFCQADNNSTCLVPDLIHSLAAQLCQAPQLISYREYLLSEPHLQGSLSQRECTVDPDLALSRGIIEPLSTLKKANRLPVSNMVILIDAVCEAEYHRPDRGDTIASFLTRHAPNIPSWLKIVCTVRTQLLDCAKQLPYTRISLDKTANDVIGNSIAKDLSDYVGYRLAQSPSIQTNVTASVNGKAESSSSANQTRFVSHLLALAKGSFLFAKLSLDLIESGHLVAKSASYKVLPVSLAQIFQLHFNLRFPTVASFDKVQPLLAVCLAALNPLTLPEIFYSVNSLNVDRFISWEDFLQRFKMLSGFLVKRLDDTYMFFHPSFREWLMRRDEGESTKFLCDYRLGHAAIAFRLSRLQAPLDGDKALELGHHVLKAHVYRGVAPCWPSRDLQAIWLTLSTECISSALCTLRNIYSPNVKVSRLLLLAGASPNHITEYLGNAPVLCMFAHEGFVEMVSLLLEFGADVELTNSQGCTALSLAAARGHCDVVRRLAAAGALLGHADMAGQCPLVHAARHGRLSVVGYLLACDWVLPGSENKLESGASEIGREEAAQQAVVAAASQGHEAVVEYLLDMAEVIVDRPDTLIGETALTIAAANGSTATVSALLARGANPTVVNAKGLSPLMLAAKEGHWGTAERLLQGDLSISTYAISDEAVSLLEQRDPAGRTALMLAASEGYTNLIELFLDKGSILETRDKEGLTALGWACVRGRVTVVQMLLDRGANVSTNDNTGRTPLDLAAFQGNPKLVQLLLEKGAAVEHVDLHGMRPLDRAIGCRNIPVVQCFLRRGAKLGPATWAMAAGKPDVLIILLNKLLEDGNVLYRKNRLKEASHRYAYALRKFPASPEEDCQGQEQGHMMLQLQTFTQLRLNFLLNLSRCKRKMNECVEAIELANEALGVRSVSYEAFYARAKARVDLGLFEDALSDIQEALQNAPAHNRQDRRVLVALKDEIVSRIDGTNKGHEDYNVRSRLRASVDTLTEL; this is encoded by the exons ATTTGGCACAGATACGAGCGTTGGTAGAGTCGACGGGGATGCTGGGCGGATCTACGTGTCCGTCCTGCGAGATGCCGTTCGACAAGGGCAAGAAACGTCGTCTGATCGATTCCTGCGGTCATGAGCGTTGCTACTCCTGCTTGTTTCGCAGCGAGGCCTGTCCGCTCTGCTTGCACGGCTACGATCTCAACAACGATGACGGACTGGAGGAACCGACTCTTAGGGACGAGTTCGCTTCCACGGCTCCGCTGTCCGTTTTCGCGCCCACAGACGGTTGGCTCGATGAGTCATCGACGGTGAATTCTCTCTGCGGCAGCCCTAGGCTACCACGCACCAAAATCACCACGAGGGCTAATCTTCCCTCGCGGGTTATGCAT CAGCGGGTCGGGGTAGAAAACCTCTCGGCAGTAGCGATGGCGAAGAATTCGAGGAGCAAACCTTCGGAGCTTCTAGATCCTTCTATGTCTCAAAGTCAACAAAAACCTGAAACGACACAAG GTTGCCCTACGCCACCGAATCAACGTAAAAGATTTTTCCTCAACCCGAAAGTGCTTAGAAGCTCCTTCGCCGCCCAGAGATCCTCGAGACGTACAGCATCCTCGCCCGAACCAACCGCCAATGACAATCCTTCCGCCTTATCAG atGACGAGGGCGGTTGCGTGAAACCCCTATCTTCGAAAACCAGGAAATCGTCGCAGTCGGATCTATACATGAGACTGGGCCTGCTGTTGGGATCAAGTCGAGCGAACGCGAGCGTGGAATCGGGCGCGTGTCCCTCCTCGCGAGTTCCGGCAGCTCAGGGACATGACAGCTCAGCAGCCTCCTTCAGCAGTTTGACCAGCTTCGAGGCGCAAACATTAGCCTCGACGAACACGAGTCCGGTCTCGACATTGACGGGTACCTCGAGCGAAGCGGAGGCCGCAGTGGCATTGCGATGCCCTGTCAAACCGAAAGTCAAGGCCAAAGGAAAGGTTAAGTCCAGAGACTGCGACAGCGCAGGTAGTTTGGCGTCCATCTCCACGTCATTATCCGCGTCCACATCGATGTCTATGTCCATGTCGGTGTCCGTCTCTGGTTTGTCCAACGGTAGTGGCTCGAGTCCCGTCGCGTCCAGAAGGCATTCCGCTAATGCCGCGCAAACGAGTCAAACCGACGAACTTGGCCAGCTGAGGAACAGACGATCTTGTGCCCGAAGATCAGCAAGAGTCGGCAACGTTAAGGGTCCGGCAGATGCTAAAC TACGTTTCATTCAACATCACGCGGCGCAGTTGACCCTAAAGCCATTGTTCTTTGAAGTACCGTTACTAGAAGAGGATCCGCTCTTCGCTGGACGACAATGGCTGTTACACGAATTGGAATCTGTGATCAATGGCTCTAGTCCCGGCATTTTGATCTCTGGATCGCCAGGCACAGGAAAAACCGCTCTCGTACTGCAGTTAGTAGAACACAGTTGTTTTGGGAGAAGGAGGGAACAGCTGGGAATATCTTCGGAAGTAAGTGAAGAATGCGACGAGAAGGAAAGACAGAATAGTAACACGACTCTTCAAGTAAATATTCGACATACCAACGAAAAG GTTCGCGAATTAGCTTCGCATGTTGTGGCGTATCACTTTTGCCAAGCCGACAACAATAGTACCTGTCTAGTGCCGGATTTAATTCACTCGTTAGCTGCACAACTCTGCCAGGCTCCTCAATTGATCTCGTATAGGGAATATCTGTTGTCCGAACCTCACCTTCAGGGCTCGCTATCACAAAGGGAGTGCACCGTTGATCCGGATCTTGCGCTTTCGAGAGGTATTATTGAACCACTCTCGACCTTGAAGAAAGCCAATAGACTACCAGTCTCAAATATG gTAATATTAATCGACGCCGTTTGTGAAGCGGAGTATCACAGACCAGATAGAGGCGATACTATAGCTTCTTTCTTGACGAGGCATGCACCTAACATTCCTAGTTGGTTAAAGATTGTTTGCACAGTCAGGACCCAATTGTTGGATTGTGCGAAGCAACTGCCATACACGAGGATTTCATTAGACAAGACTGCAAATGACGTGATTGGTAATAGTATCGCGAAAGACCTGTCCGATTACGTCGGTTACAGACTCGCGCAGAGTCCTTCCATACAGACGAACGTGACTGCGTCAGTGAATGGCAAGGCGGAATCATCGTCTAGTGCGAATCAGACGAGATTCGTCTCTCATCTGCTTGCGCTAGCTAAAGGCAGCTTCCTTTTCGCTAAACTGTCGCTCGATCTGATCGAAAGCGGCCATTTAGTCGCCAAATCTGCCAgctataaa gtaTTACCAGTCTCTCTCGCACAGATCTTCCAGTTGCATTTTAACTTGAGATTTCCTACGGTAGCCTCGTTTGACAAAGTGCAACCTCTTCTGGCTGTCTGTTTGGCAGCTCTGAATCCACTGACTTTacctgaaattttttattctgtaaaTTCTCTAAATGTAGATCGTTTTATCTCATGGGAAGACTTTTTACAAAGATTCAAG aTGCTCTCCGGTTTCCTTGTGAAACGTTTAGACGATACCTACATGTTCTTCCATCCGTCGTTCAGAGAATGGTTAATGAGAAGAGACGAGGGGGAATCAACAAAGTTCCTGTGTGACTACAGACTCGGGCACGCAGCAATAGCATTCAGACTATCTCGCCTTCAAGCGCCGTTAGACGGTGACAAAGCCTTGGAATTGGGTCATCACGTGTTGAAGGCGCACGTTTATAGAGGCGTAGCTCCGTGCTGGCCTTCGCGCGATTTACAA GCTATTTGGCTGACTCTGTCGACTGAATGCATCTCCTCGGCGTTATGCACGCTTCGAAACATCTATAGTCCAAATGTGAAAGTGTCTCGGTTGCTCCTGCTGGCGGGCGCATCGCCGAACCACATCACCGAATATTTGGGTAACGCACCGGTTTTATGCATGTTCGCGCATGAGGGTTTCGTCGAGATGGTATCTCTTCTTCTTGAATTCGGTGCTGATGTCGAACTGACTAATAGCCAAGGCTGTACCGCGTTATCGCTGGCAGCTGCCAGAGGACACTGCGACGTTGTCAGAAG ATTGGCTGCCGCTGGAGCCTTGTTAGGACACGCGGACATGGCTGGTCAATGTCCACTGGTGCATGCGGCGAGGCACGGAAGATTGTCCGTGGTTGGGTATCTTCTTGCTTGCGACTGGGTCCTGCCAGGCAGCGAGAATAAACTGGAAAGCGGTGCTTCGGAAATAGGCAGAGAGGAAGCCGCTCAGCAAGCAGTCGTCGCGGCCGCTTCGCAAGGTCACGAAGCTGTCGTAGAGTATCTTTTAGACATGGCTGAGGTGATTGTGGATCGCCCCGATACGTTAATAGGCGAGACCGCTCTAACGATCGCCGCCGCGAATGGCTCGACCGCAACGGTTTCCGCGCTTTTGGCCCGCGGTGCTAATCCTACAGTCGTAAACGCGAAAGGCCTCTCCCCTTTAATGCTCGCCGCTAAGGAAGGACATTGGGGTACTGCTGAGCGGCTTTTGCAAg GAGATTTATCCATCAGCACGTACGCAATATCGGACGAAGCTGTTTCGCTTCTGGAACAACGCGATCCCGCTGGTCGCACTGCGTTAATGTTAGCCGCGTCCGAAGGCTACACCAATCTTATCGAACTGTTTCTTGATAAAGGATCAATTTTAGAAACGAGAGACAAGGAAGGACTTACCGCGCTCGGTTGGGCTTGCGTTAGAGGACGCGTAACTGTCGTACAGATGTTGCTCGATCGCGGCGCCAATGTTAGTACGAACGACAACACTGGTAGAACTCCTTTGGATTTGGCTGCATTTCAA ggTAATCCAAAACTGGTACAGCTGTTACTTGAGAAAGGAGCCGCGGTGGAACACGTCGATCTTCACGGCATGCGACCTCTGGATCGTGCTATCGGATGTCGCAATATACCGGTAGTCCAATGTTTTTTGCGTCGTGGCGCTAAACTGGGTCCAGCCACGTGGGCTATGGCGGCGGGAAAACCGGACGTTTTAATAATCCTACTGAATAAGCTTTTAGAAGACGGCAATGTCTTGTATCGGAAAAACAGATTGAAGGAAGCGTCGCATCGATACGCATATGCTCTTAGAAAATTTCCAGCCTCGCCAGAGGAAGATTGCCAGGGACAGGAACAAGGACACATGATGCTGCAACTCCAAACCTTTACACAGCTCCGCTTAAATTTCCTTCTAAATCTCAGCCGATGCAAGCGCAAGATGAAC GAATGTGTTGAAGCTATCGAACTCGCCAACGAAGCCCTCGGCGTCCGTTCCGTTTCTTACGAAGCGTTCTATGCCAGAGCTAAGGCTCGCGTGGATTTAGGCTTGTTCGAGGATGCTTTGTCAGACATTCAGGAAGCTCTTCAAAACGCGCCGGCTCACAACAGACAAGATCGTAGAGTACTCGTAGCCTTAAAAGACGAGATCGTCTCTCGGATCGATGGAACCAACAAAGGGCACGAAGATTATAACGTCAGATCTCGCCTTCGAGCGTCAGTAGATACTCTCACAgagttataa
- the Rols gene encoding protein TANC2 isoform X3, protein MAPPNRPPRPGSGLSLSVLDLAQIRALVESTGMLGGSTCPSCEMPFDKGKKRRLIDSCGHERCYSCLFRSEACPLCLHGYDLNNDDGLEEPTLRDEFASTAPLSVFAPTDGWLDESSTVNSLCGSPRLPRTKITTRANLPSRVMHQRVGVENLSAVAMAKNSRSKPSELLDPSMSQSQQKPETTQGCPTPPNQRKRFFLNPKVLRSSFAAQRSSRRTASSPEPTANDNPSALSVWMTSSLEGKVKWPGVVLGKIKSLWSSSQGTASDGLNQLIGSSAKVADDEGGCVKPLSSKTRKSSQSDLYMRLGLLLGSSRANASVESGACPSSRVPAAQGHDSSAASFSSLTSFEAQTLASTNTSPVSTLTGTSSEAEAAVALRCPVKPKVKAKGKVKSRDCDSAGSLASISTSLSASTSMSMSMSVSVSGLSNGSGSSPVASRRHSANAAQTSQTDELGQLRNRRSCARRSARVGNVKGPADAKLRFIQHHAAQLTLKPLFFEVPLLEEDPLFAGRQWLLHELESVINGSSPGILISGSPGTGKTALVLQLVEHSCFGRRREQLGISSEVSEECDEKERQNSNTTLQVNIRHTNEKVRELASHVVAYHFCQADNNSTCLVPDLIHSLAAQLCQAPQLISYREYLLSEPHLQGSLSQRECTVDPDLALSRGIIEPLSTLKKANRLPVSNMVILIDAVCEAEYHRPDRGDTIASFLTRHAPNIPSWLKIVCTVRTQLLDCAKQLPYTRISLDKTANDVIGNSIAKDLSDYVGYRLAQSPSIQTNVTASVNGKAESSSSANQTRFVSHLLALAKGSFLFAKLSLDLIESGHLVAKSASYKVLPVSLAQIFQLHFNLRFPTVASFDKVQPLLAVCLAALNPLTLPEIFYSVNSLNVDRFISWEDFLQRFKMLSGFLVKRLDDTYMFFHPSFREWLMRRDEGESTKFLCDYRLGHAAIAFRLSRLQAPLDGDKALELGHHVLKAHVYRGVAPCWPSRDLQAIWLTLSTECISSALCTLRNIYSPNVKVSRLLLLAGASPNHITEYLGNAPVLCMFAHEGFVEMVSLLLEFGADVELTNSQGCTALSLAAARGHCDVVRRLAAAGALLGHADMAGQCPLVHAARHGRLSVVGYLLACDWVLPGSENKLESGASEIGREEAAQQAVVAAASQGHEAVVEYLLDMAEVIVDRPDTLIGETALTIAAANGSTATVSALLARGANPTVVNAKGLSPLMLAAKEGHWGTAERLLQGDLSISTYAISDEAVSLLEQRDPAGRTALMLAASEGYTNLIELFLDKGSILETRDKEGLTALGWACVRGRVTVVQMLLDRGANVSTNDNTGRTPLDLAAFQGNPKLVQLLLEKGAAVEHVDLHGMRPLDRAIGCRNIPVVQCFLRRGAKLGPATWAMAAGKPDVLIILLNKLLEDGNVLYRKNRLKEASHRYAYALRKFPASPEEDCQGQEQGHMMLQLQTFTQLRLNFLLNLSRCKRKMNECVEAIELANEALGVRSVSYEAFYARAKARVDLGLFEDALSDIQEALQNAPAHNRQDRRVLVALKDEIVSRIDGTNKGHEDYNVRSRLRASVDTLTEL, encoded by the exons ATTTGGCACAGATACGAGCGTTGGTAGAGTCGACGGGGATGCTGGGCGGATCTACGTGTCCGTCCTGCGAGATGCCGTTCGACAAGGGCAAGAAACGTCGTCTGATCGATTCCTGCGGTCATGAGCGTTGCTACTCCTGCTTGTTTCGCAGCGAGGCCTGTCCGCTCTGCTTGCACGGCTACGATCTCAACAACGATGACGGACTGGAGGAACCGACTCTTAGGGACGAGTTCGCTTCCACGGCTCCGCTGTCCGTTTTCGCGCCCACAGACGGTTGGCTCGATGAGTCATCGACGGTGAATTCTCTCTGCGGCAGCCCTAGGCTACCACGCACCAAAATCACCACGAGGGCTAATCTTCCCTCGCGGGTTATGCAT CAGCGGGTCGGGGTAGAAAACCTCTCGGCAGTAGCGATGGCGAAGAATTCGAGGAGCAAACCTTCGGAGCTTCTAGATCCTTCTATGTCTCAAAGTCAACAAAAACCTGAAACGACACAAG GTTGCCCTACGCCACCGAATCAACGTAAAAGATTTTTCCTCAACCCGAAAGTGCTTAGAAGCTCCTTCGCCGCCCAGAGATCCTCGAGACGTACAGCATCCTCGCCCGAACCAACCGCCAATGACAATCCTTCCGCCTTATCAG TTTGGATGACCTCATCTTTGGAGGGAAAAGTGAAATGGCCCGGGGTTGTCTTGGGAAAGATCAAGTCTCTGTGGAGCAGCAGTCAAGGCACGGCTAGCGACGGGCTGAATCAACTTATCGGCTCGTCGGCCAAAGTTGCAG atGACGAGGGCGGTTGCGTGAAACCCCTATCTTCGAAAACCAGGAAATCGTCGCAGTCGGATCTATACATGAGACTGGGCCTGCTGTTGGGATCAAGTCGAGCGAACGCGAGCGTGGAATCGGGCGCGTGTCCCTCCTCGCGAGTTCCGGCAGCTCAGGGACATGACAGCTCAGCAGCCTCCTTCAGCAGTTTGACCAGCTTCGAGGCGCAAACATTAGCCTCGACGAACACGAGTCCGGTCTCGACATTGACGGGTACCTCGAGCGAAGCGGAGGCCGCAGTGGCATTGCGATGCCCTGTCAAACCGAAAGTCAAGGCCAAAGGAAAGGTTAAGTCCAGAGACTGCGACAGCGCAGGTAGTTTGGCGTCCATCTCCACGTCATTATCCGCGTCCACATCGATGTCTATGTCCATGTCGGTGTCCGTCTCTGGTTTGTCCAACGGTAGTGGCTCGAGTCCCGTCGCGTCCAGAAGGCATTCCGCTAATGCCGCGCAAACGAGTCAAACCGACGAACTTGGCCAGCTGAGGAACAGACGATCTTGTGCCCGAAGATCAGCAAGAGTCGGCAACGTTAAGGGTCCGGCAGATGCTAAAC TACGTTTCATTCAACATCACGCGGCGCAGTTGACCCTAAAGCCATTGTTCTTTGAAGTACCGTTACTAGAAGAGGATCCGCTCTTCGCTGGACGACAATGGCTGTTACACGAATTGGAATCTGTGATCAATGGCTCTAGTCCCGGCATTTTGATCTCTGGATCGCCAGGCACAGGAAAAACCGCTCTCGTACTGCAGTTAGTAGAACACAGTTGTTTTGGGAGAAGGAGGGAACAGCTGGGAATATCTTCGGAAGTAAGTGAAGAATGCGACGAGAAGGAAAGACAGAATAGTAACACGACTCTTCAAGTAAATATTCGACATACCAACGAAAAG GTTCGCGAATTAGCTTCGCATGTTGTGGCGTATCACTTTTGCCAAGCCGACAACAATAGTACCTGTCTAGTGCCGGATTTAATTCACTCGTTAGCTGCACAACTCTGCCAGGCTCCTCAATTGATCTCGTATAGGGAATATCTGTTGTCCGAACCTCACCTTCAGGGCTCGCTATCACAAAGGGAGTGCACCGTTGATCCGGATCTTGCGCTTTCGAGAGGTATTATTGAACCACTCTCGACCTTGAAGAAAGCCAATAGACTACCAGTCTCAAATATG gTAATATTAATCGACGCCGTTTGTGAAGCGGAGTATCACAGACCAGATAGAGGCGATACTATAGCTTCTTTCTTGACGAGGCATGCACCTAACATTCCTAGTTGGTTAAAGATTGTTTGCACAGTCAGGACCCAATTGTTGGATTGTGCGAAGCAACTGCCATACACGAGGATTTCATTAGACAAGACTGCAAATGACGTGATTGGTAATAGTATCGCGAAAGACCTGTCCGATTACGTCGGTTACAGACTCGCGCAGAGTCCTTCCATACAGACGAACGTGACTGCGTCAGTGAATGGCAAGGCGGAATCATCGTCTAGTGCGAATCAGACGAGATTCGTCTCTCATCTGCTTGCGCTAGCTAAAGGCAGCTTCCTTTTCGCTAAACTGTCGCTCGATCTGATCGAAAGCGGCCATTTAGTCGCCAAATCTGCCAgctataaa gtaTTACCAGTCTCTCTCGCACAGATCTTCCAGTTGCATTTTAACTTGAGATTTCCTACGGTAGCCTCGTTTGACAAAGTGCAACCTCTTCTGGCTGTCTGTTTGGCAGCTCTGAATCCACTGACTTTacctgaaattttttattctgtaaaTTCTCTAAATGTAGATCGTTTTATCTCATGGGAAGACTTTTTACAAAGATTCAAG aTGCTCTCCGGTTTCCTTGTGAAACGTTTAGACGATACCTACATGTTCTTCCATCCGTCGTTCAGAGAATGGTTAATGAGAAGAGACGAGGGGGAATCAACAAAGTTCCTGTGTGACTACAGACTCGGGCACGCAGCAATAGCATTCAGACTATCTCGCCTTCAAGCGCCGTTAGACGGTGACAAAGCCTTGGAATTGGGTCATCACGTGTTGAAGGCGCACGTTTATAGAGGCGTAGCTCCGTGCTGGCCTTCGCGCGATTTACAA GCTATTTGGCTGACTCTGTCGACTGAATGCATCTCCTCGGCGTTATGCACGCTTCGAAACATCTATAGTCCAAATGTGAAAGTGTCTCGGTTGCTCCTGCTGGCGGGCGCATCGCCGAACCACATCACCGAATATTTGGGTAACGCACCGGTTTTATGCATGTTCGCGCATGAGGGTTTCGTCGAGATGGTATCTCTTCTTCTTGAATTCGGTGCTGATGTCGAACTGACTAATAGCCAAGGCTGTACCGCGTTATCGCTGGCAGCTGCCAGAGGACACTGCGACGTTGTCAGAAG ATTGGCTGCCGCTGGAGCCTTGTTAGGACACGCGGACATGGCTGGTCAATGTCCACTGGTGCATGCGGCGAGGCACGGAAGATTGTCCGTGGTTGGGTATCTTCTTGCTTGCGACTGGGTCCTGCCAGGCAGCGAGAATAAACTGGAAAGCGGTGCTTCGGAAATAGGCAGAGAGGAAGCCGCTCAGCAAGCAGTCGTCGCGGCCGCTTCGCAAGGTCACGAAGCTGTCGTAGAGTATCTTTTAGACATGGCTGAGGTGATTGTGGATCGCCCCGATACGTTAATAGGCGAGACCGCTCTAACGATCGCCGCCGCGAATGGCTCGACCGCAACGGTTTCCGCGCTTTTGGCCCGCGGTGCTAATCCTACAGTCGTAAACGCGAAAGGCCTCTCCCCTTTAATGCTCGCCGCTAAGGAAGGACATTGGGGTACTGCTGAGCGGCTTTTGCAAg GAGATTTATCCATCAGCACGTACGCAATATCGGACGAAGCTGTTTCGCTTCTGGAACAACGCGATCCCGCTGGTCGCACTGCGTTAATGTTAGCCGCGTCCGAAGGCTACACCAATCTTATCGAACTGTTTCTTGATAAAGGATCAATTTTAGAAACGAGAGACAAGGAAGGACTTACCGCGCTCGGTTGGGCTTGCGTTAGAGGACGCGTAACTGTCGTACAGATGTTGCTCGATCGCGGCGCCAATGTTAGTACGAACGACAACACTGGTAGAACTCCTTTGGATTTGGCTGCATTTCAA ggTAATCCAAAACTGGTACAGCTGTTACTTGAGAAAGGAGCCGCGGTGGAACACGTCGATCTTCACGGCATGCGACCTCTGGATCGTGCTATCGGATGTCGCAATATACCGGTAGTCCAATGTTTTTTGCGTCGTGGCGCTAAACTGGGTCCAGCCACGTGGGCTATGGCGGCGGGAAAACCGGACGTTTTAATAATCCTACTGAATAAGCTTTTAGAAGACGGCAATGTCTTGTATCGGAAAAACAGATTGAAGGAAGCGTCGCATCGATACGCATATGCTCTTAGAAAATTTCCAGCCTCGCCAGAGGAAGATTGCCAGGGACAGGAACAAGGACACATGATGCTGCAACTCCAAACCTTTACACAGCTCCGCTTAAATTTCCTTCTAAATCTCAGCCGATGCAAGCGCAAGATGAAC GAATGTGTTGAAGCTATCGAACTCGCCAACGAAGCCCTCGGCGTCCGTTCCGTTTCTTACGAAGCGTTCTATGCCAGAGCTAAGGCTCGCGTGGATTTAGGCTTGTTCGAGGATGCTTTGTCAGACATTCAGGAAGCTCTTCAAAACGCGCCGGCTCACAACAGACAAGATCGTAGAGTACTCGTAGCCTTAAAAGACGAGATCGTCTCTCGGATCGATGGAACCAACAAAGGGCACGAAGATTATAACGTCAGATCTCGCCTTCGAGCGTCAGTAGATACTCTCACAgagttataa